A section of the Telopea speciosissima isolate NSW1024214 ecotype Mountain lineage chromosome 3, Tspe_v1, whole genome shotgun sequence genome encodes:
- the LOC122654968 gene encoding subtilisin-like protease SBT1.7 → MYTYVNIRHTPVDFGQHQNLRLRVLYSYEAVISGFAAKLIAEEAAKLSAVPGIVSVYEDTDRFQLLTTRSPGFLGLDFSNGIWPETGYGEDIVIGFIDSGIWPESASFSDDGLGPIPPHWKGECEEGEQFNRSCCIKKLIGVRMFPRGMEAIHGPLDIAIGELDYSSLGDSVDHETHVASTATGTEVSHASLFGFANGTARGVATKARIAMYKVSWLIGNEQKSTSSDILAVIDKAIQDGVHCLSLSIGSLYQSYHKNFISLGAFTAMRKGIFVSAAVGNSGLTFSVDNTTPWMTTVAVGTIDRTFMGKFMLGKSEVLLGTSFVYDLKVSSNRS, encoded by the exons ATGTATACTTATGTGAATATTAGGCATACCCCTGTTGATTTTGGACAACACCAGAATCTTCGACTGAG AGTCTTGTACTCTTACGAGGCGGTGATCAGTGGGTTCGCTGCAAAGCTCATAGCTGAGGAAGCTGCAAAGCTCTCTGCGGTTCCAGGAATTGTCTCTGTTTATGAAGACACAGACAGATTTCAGCTTCTGACCACCCGCTCTCCTGGGTTTCTGGGCCTCGATTTTAGTAATGGAATCTGGCCAGAGACAGgttatggagaagatattgtCATTGGATTCATTGATTCTGGCATTTGGCCGGAAAGTGCAAGCTTTAGTGACGACGGGCTTGGACCCATTCCACCCCATTGGAAGGGAGAGTGCGAAGAAGGAGAGCAATTCAACCGTagctgttgcatcaagaaattgATCGGTGTGAGAATGTTCCCCCGTGGCATGGAGGCAATTCATGGTCCGCTTGACATTGCCATTGGCGAACTTGATTATTCGTCTCTAGGAGATTCAGTGGACCATGAAACCCACGTTGCTTCAACTGCTACTGGTACAGAGGTCTCACATGCAAGTCTGTTTGGATTTGCAAATGGCACAGCCCGAGGTGTGGCAACAAAGGCCAGGATCGCCATGTACAAGGTGTCCTGGCTCATAGGAAATGAACAGAAATCTACTTCATCTGATATTCTTGCTGTTATAGACAAAGCAATTCAAGATGGTGTACATTGCTTGTCCTTATCCATTGGTTCTCTATATCAGTCCTACCACAAGAACTTTATTTCTCTTGGGGCTTTCACTGCTATGAGGAAAGGAATCTTTGTTTCAGCTGCAGTTGGAAATTCAGGACTAACATTTTCTGTTGACAATACCACACCATGGATGACCACTGTAGCTGTTGGAACGATCGATCGAACTTTCATGGGTAAATTCATGCTTGGCAAGAGTGAGGTTCTCCTGGGAACTTCTTTTGTGTATGATCTGAAGGTTAGTAGCAATCGTTCTTAA